One window of the uncultured Paludibaculum sp. genome contains the following:
- a CDS encoding PadR family transcriptional regulator — MSNKDIDRKDLFPGALEMMILRTLSVQPLHGYALVQHIQRNSNELLQVEEGSLYPALQRMLKAGLVTASWGVSSTGRRVRIYEISPAGSKHLAHEIMSFERMLEGIRLVLAPVKP, encoded by the coding sequence GTGTCCAACAAAGACATCGATCGCAAAGACCTCTTCCCCGGCGCCCTCGAGATGATGATCCTGCGGACCTTGAGCGTGCAGCCGCTCCATGGCTACGCCCTCGTCCAGCACATCCAACGAAACTCCAACGAACTCCTGCAGGTGGAGGAGGGCTCCCTCTACCCTGCCCTCCAGCGCATGCTCAAGGCCGGACTCGTCACCGCCAGTTGGGGCGTCTCCTCTACCGGACGCCGCGTCCGCATCTATGAGATCTCCCCGGCCGGCTCCAAACATCTGGCTCACGAGATCATGAGCTTCGAACGCATGCTCGAAGGCATCCGCCTGGTCCTCGCCCCGGTGAAGCCATGA
- a CDS encoding carboxypeptidase regulatory-like domain-containing protein, which produces MIFVTCFTSGTAFGQVAGRLSGSVVDASGSSIPGAEIKVLMPGGADALLAGKTNSAGIFSFIAVQAGTYEVEISASGFTKTRLQNVKVSPIQETSLGAVKLDVQAAQATVEVVATSEGVQTANAEISSTVTARQVTSLPVLDRQVSTLFLTQPGVSSGRGPTVVNGMRTSFSNVTLDGINIQDNFIRSNSLDYIPTKTTIDQVAEITIATSNASTTIGGGGAQMVLSTRSGSNEWHGSAYWYNRNSALSANDWFNNKSGVGVPFLNLNQPGGSIGGKIIRDKLFFFVNYEAFRLRQQQNTLNTTLTDSARSGVFQYLDTAGVRQSANVLNLRGISVNPAIQTMLGQLPKGNSTDTGDQLNTTGYLFNARSNEDRNQLVYRGDYYLSPKHSFTGTYNYTSDNVDRPDLGDFYTIAPPVYNDNHNHLLSLAWRWTAGPTLTNELRGGFNRGPGNFNVRNEYSPYLLSGQIFSSPVNTFLKQGRDTNTYTIQDNASWIKGKHVVSFGFQSQYIRTAPFNDAGILPQYTLGISTANETGLTSADLPGARSADVTLANSLYATLGGIISQSDQTFNVTSRNSGFVPGATNLRHFTYDTYAGYVSDKWQVLPRLTVTLGLRYEYWTRLNEQDSLYLLPTLQNNDLRATLLNPLASFDFAGNSVGRPYYNKDMNNFAPSIGFAYDLTGRQKTVLRGGYSISYVNDETLTAVRNNIGTNNGLSAAATDTDLVASLAAPPSIATPEYKVPRTQEDNYNLDPTAALGMPDPNLRTPYVQQYTFGIQHEIKGTVIEARYLGNHGVKLLRAFDYNQVLINAGGFLDDFKRAQSNGFLALNATGRFNPSYNSAVSGSQPLPVFNQLYGGGLLTNSTVQTYIRQGEVGTLAQVYQSNGLNGPINFFTNFNALGANTITNASNSTYNAFQLDVRRRVSSGLQVQGNYTFSKVLSDTTGDGQTRFEPYLDASNGKIERARAPFDITHVIKGNFYYELPFGAGKLVHGGTLTNHIIGGWSLSGIMTYQSGTPFSILSGRGTLNRGGRSTATNTASINGLTKGQLDSSVGGLYMTGDGPFFLSPSVRGADGRGVASDGSAPFSGQIFYNPTAGNVGNLQRRMFSGPWTFNYDMSVAKRVNIAEHQYVDLRMDVYNLPNHPAFYVGDESSSTTRFNVNQATFGRITSTFNAARIVQFGLYYRF; this is translated from the coding sequence TTGATTTTTGTTACATGTTTCACGTCTGGTACCGCTTTCGGCCAAGTGGCCGGGCGTCTGTCGGGCAGTGTCGTGGATGCGAGTGGGTCGTCGATTCCGGGCGCCGAGATCAAGGTGCTGATGCCGGGCGGCGCGGATGCGCTGCTGGCAGGCAAGACGAACAGCGCCGGCATCTTCTCGTTTATCGCGGTACAGGCCGGCACCTATGAGGTGGAAATCTCAGCCAGCGGCTTCACGAAGACGCGGCTACAAAACGTCAAGGTGAGCCCGATTCAGGAGACGAGCCTGGGCGCGGTAAAGCTGGACGTGCAGGCCGCGCAGGCCACTGTGGAAGTGGTGGCGACGAGCGAGGGCGTACAGACAGCGAACGCCGAGATCTCCTCGACGGTGACCGCGCGGCAGGTGACGAGCCTGCCGGTGCTGGACCGTCAGGTGAGCACGCTGTTTCTGACACAGCCGGGCGTGAGCTCGGGGCGCGGCCCGACGGTCGTCAACGGAATGCGCACATCGTTTTCCAACGTGACGCTGGACGGCATCAACATCCAGGACAACTTCATCCGCAGCAATTCGTTGGATTACATCCCGACGAAGACGACGATCGACCAGGTGGCCGAGATCACGATTGCGACGTCGAACGCTTCGACGACGATCGGTGGCGGCGGCGCGCAGATGGTGCTGTCGACGCGGTCGGGCTCGAACGAGTGGCACGGGTCGGCTTACTGGTACAACCGCAACAGCGCGTTGTCGGCCAACGACTGGTTCAACAACAAGAGCGGTGTTGGTGTGCCGTTCCTGAACCTGAATCAGCCGGGCGGGAGCATCGGCGGCAAGATCATCCGTGACAAGCTGTTCTTCTTTGTGAACTACGAAGCGTTCCGGCTGCGGCAGCAGCAGAACACGTTGAACACGACGCTGACGGATTCCGCACGCTCGGGTGTGTTCCAGTATCTGGACACGGCCGGTGTACGGCAGTCGGCGAACGTCCTGAACCTGCGCGGCATTTCGGTGAATCCGGCGATCCAGACCATGCTGGGCCAGTTGCCCAAGGGCAACAGCACGGACACGGGCGACCAACTGAACACGACGGGCTATCTGTTCAACGCGCGGTCGAACGAAGACCGCAACCAGTTGGTCTATCGTGGCGACTACTACCTGTCGCCGAAGCACAGCTTCACCGGCACCTACAACTACACGAGCGACAATGTGGACCGGCCGGACCTAGGCGATTTCTACACCATCGCGCCGCCAGTTTACAATGACAACCACAACCACCTGCTGAGCCTGGCCTGGCGCTGGACGGCCGGCCCCACGCTGACGAATGAGCTCCGTGGTGGCTTCAATCGTGGTCCTGGCAACTTCAACGTACGCAATGAGTATTCGCCCTACCTGCTTTCCGGGCAGATCTTCAGCAGCCCGGTGAATACGTTCCTGAAGCAGGGGCGCGACACGAACACCTATACGATTCAGGACAACGCAAGCTGGATCAAGGGCAAGCATGTCGTGTCGTTTGGCTTCCAATCGCAATATATCCGCACTGCGCCGTTCAACGATGCTGGGATTCTCCCGCAGTATACGTTGGGCATCAGCACGGCGAATGAAACAGGGCTGACCTCGGCGGACCTGCCCGGAGCCCGGTCGGCCGACGTGACCCTGGCAAACTCGCTGTACGCGACGCTCGGCGGCATCATTTCGCAGAGCGACCAGACGTTCAACGTGACTAGCCGCAATTCCGGTTTTGTTCCGGGTGCGACCAACCTGCGGCACTTCACCTATGACACCTATGCCGGCTACGTCAGCGACAAGTGGCAGGTGCTGCCGCGGCTAACTGTGACGCTGGGTCTGCGCTATGAGTACTGGACGCGGCTGAACGAGCAGGACTCGCTGTACCTGTTGCCGACGCTGCAAAACAACGACCTGCGTGCGACGCTGCTGAATCCGCTGGCATCGTTCGACTTTGCTGGCAACAGCGTGGGGCGGCCTTACTACAACAAGGACATGAACAACTTCGCGCCGAGCATCGGGTTTGCCTACGATCTGACGGGCCGGCAAAAGACGGTGCTGCGTGGCGGCTACAGCATTAGCTACGTCAACGACGAGACCCTCACCGCTGTACGCAACAACATCGGCACGAACAACGGTCTGAGCGCGGCGGCGACGGACACCGACCTTGTCGCTTCGCTGGCGGCTCCGCCATCGATTGCGACGCCGGAATACAAGGTGCCTCGCACGCAGGAGGACAACTACAATCTGGATCCGACGGCCGCGCTGGGCATGCCGGATCCGAATCTGCGGACGCCGTATGTGCAGCAGTACACTTTCGGCATCCAGCACGAGATCAAGGGCACGGTGATCGAGGCGCGCTATCTGGGTAACCATGGCGTGAAGCTGTTGCGCGCATTCGACTACAACCAGGTGCTGATCAATGCCGGCGGCTTTCTTGACGATTTCAAGCGGGCGCAGTCCAACGGCTTCCTGGCGCTGAACGCGACGGGCCGGTTCAATCCGTCCTACAACTCCGCCGTGTCCGGCAGCCAGCCGCTGCCTGTCTTCAACCAGCTCTATGGCGGCGGCCTGCTGACAAACTCCACGGTGCAGACCTACATTCGGCAGGGTGAGGTGGGCACGCTGGCGCAGGTTTACCAGTCGAACGGGCTGAACGGTCCGATCAACTTCTTCACCAACTTCAATGCGCTGGGCGCGAACACCATCACGAACGCGTCAAACTCCACCTACAACGCCTTCCAACTGGATGTGCGGCGGCGGGTGAGCAGTGGCCTCCAGGTGCAGGGCAACTACACGTTCTCGAAAGTGTTGAGCGACACGACCGGTGACGGTCAGACGCGCTTTGAGCCGTACCTGGACGCGAGCAACGGCAAGATCGAGCGGGCGCGCGCTCCGTTCGACATTACCCATGTGATCAAGGGCAACTTCTACTACGAGCTGCCGTTCGGCGCTGGCAAGCTGGTGCACGGCGGCACGCTCACAAACCACATCATCGGCGGGTGGTCCCTGAGCGGGATTATGACCTACCAGTCGGGCACGCCGTTCTCGATTCTGTCGGGGCGCGGCACGCTGAACCGTGGCGGGCGCTCGACGGCCACGAACACGGCGAGCATCAATGGTCTGACCAAGGGCCAGTTGGACAGCTCGGTGGGCGGTCTGTACATGACCGGCGACGGGCCGTTCTTCCTGTCCCCGTCGGTCCGCGGCGCAGATGGCCGTGGCGTGGCCAGCGACGGCTCGGCTCCGTTCTCGGGCCAGATCTTCTACAACCCGACAGCCGGCAACGTGGGCAACCTGCAGCGCCGGATGTTCTCCGGGCCGTGGACGTTCAACTACGACATGTCGGTGGCCAAGCGCGTGAACATCGCCGAGCATCAGTATGTCGATCTCCGCATGGATGTCTACAACCTACCGAACCACCCGGCGTTCTATGTCGGAGACGAGTCGAGCAGCACGACCCGGTTCAATGTCAATCAGGCTACGTTCGGGCGCATCACGTCTACCTTCAACGCCGCCCGCATCGTTCAATTCGGCTTGTACTATCGCTTCTAG
- a CDS encoding DegT/DnrJ/EryC1/StrS family aminotransferase has product MDRRKFVASAAVSAASTSTATPSALAAQGGSPVRDKPLRGDNWGPLYYDSAEKMQVDEVVDTGVPFRFSGRRGVAPVKVATFEKEFAAKIGARFALAVSSGTAALECAIAALQIGPGDEVIMPAWTWHSDCTAVVRAGALPVFAEIDESFNLDPQDIEARITPQTKAIIAVHLQGNPADLDPILAVARKHKLRVIEDCSQAVGASYKGRRLGSMGDIGTYSHQESKTITSGEGGTVVSSNPELFERAVRFHDVGSLRQPHEGMLGETRLSPFVGTNFRMSEFTGGVMLAQIRKLDQILAAVRESAGRVYQELADCPGLRFRRRPDPNGDLAAPVFFRFDSKAQRDRFVELMKAENVPVNGPGGSVILPVQSYIENKITTHPAWPSWTSERGKAIRYGAASCPRTIDVLSRFAGVPVGPKYTRQDTDDIVAAVRKAYPAAMRA; this is encoded by the coding sequence ATGGATCGCAGGAAATTCGTTGCTTCCGCTGCCGTTTCGGCCGCTTCCACTTCCACTGCCACACCCTCCGCACTGGCCGCCCAGGGTGGTTCCCCTGTCCGCGACAAGCCTTTGCGCGGGGATAACTGGGGTCCGCTGTACTACGACTCGGCGGAGAAGATGCAAGTTGATGAAGTCGTCGATACCGGAGTGCCGTTCCGATTCTCAGGGCGGCGGGGCGTCGCACCGGTCAAGGTGGCCACCTTTGAGAAGGAGTTCGCCGCCAAGATCGGCGCCCGATTCGCGCTGGCGGTGAGTTCGGGGACCGCCGCGCTGGAGTGCGCTATCGCGGCGCTACAGATCGGTCCCGGCGATGAAGTCATCATGCCTGCCTGGACCTGGCACTCCGACTGTACGGCTGTTGTCCGTGCCGGTGCCCTGCCGGTCTTTGCCGAGATCGACGAGTCCTTTAACCTCGATCCCCAGGACATCGAGGCTCGCATCACTCCGCAGACCAAGGCCATCATCGCTGTCCATCTTCAGGGGAACCCGGCCGATCTCGATCCCATCCTGGCTGTTGCTCGCAAGCACAAACTGCGTGTCATTGAAGACTGCTCCCAGGCTGTCGGCGCGTCGTACAAAGGGCGGCGCCTCGGGTCGATGGGCGACATCGGCACTTACAGTCATCAGGAGAGCAAGACGATCACCTCTGGCGAGGGCGGCACCGTGGTGAGCTCCAACCCGGAACTGTTTGAACGGGCGGTTCGTTTCCACGATGTGGGCAGCCTGCGCCAACCGCATGAGGGGATGCTGGGCGAGACTCGACTGTCGCCCTTCGTGGGGACGAATTTTCGGATGAGCGAGTTCACGGGCGGTGTCATGCTGGCGCAGATCAGGAAGCTCGACCAGATTCTTGCGGCGGTACGGGAGAGTGCCGGGCGTGTCTACCAGGAGCTCGCCGATTGCCCCGGGCTCCGGTTCCGTCGTCGTCCGGACCCCAATGGGGACTTGGCGGCTCCGGTGTTCTTCCGGTTCGATTCCAAGGCGCAGCGTGACCGTTTCGTGGAACTCATGAAGGCGGAGAACGTTCCGGTGAACGGTCCTGGCGGCTCAGTGATTCTGCCCGTTCAGTCCTACATCGAGAACAAGATCACAACGCACCCTGCCTGGCCTTCCTGGACGTCTGAGCGGGGTAAGGCCATCCGCTACGGGGCAGCGTCGTGTCCTCGTACCATCGATGTCCTCTCGCGTTTCGCCGGTGTCCCCGTGGGGCCGAAGTACACGCGGCAGGATACCGACGACATCGTCGCGGCGGTCCGCAAAGCGTATCCGGCAGCGATGCGCGCATAG
- a CDS encoding DNA alkylation repair protein: MPSKTSGKPTKTTPAAVAQGGLDDRVQQALAWLEAHATQRDRENLARFGIDAKNAIGVSMANIQALAKLLGRNHKLAAALWATGCYEARLLTAYVDDPELVSPEQMDNWCCEFDNWGVCDTLCFCLFDRTPHAWAKVAEWGGREEEFIKRAGFALLASLAGHDKRSGDEPFLTSLPLIEQGACDDRHLVKKGVSWALRGLGRRGTRVCQAAITVAERLAESSHPGARWVGRDALRDLTKRASALKRAAR, from the coding sequence ATGCCATCGAAGACGAGCGGTAAGCCGACAAAGACGACTCCCGCGGCAGTTGCTCAGGGCGGCCTGGACGATCGCGTTCAGCAAGCGCTCGCCTGGCTGGAAGCGCACGCGACTCAGCGCGATCGAGAGAACCTGGCGCGGTTTGGCATCGATGCCAAGAATGCGATTGGCGTTTCGATGGCGAATATTCAGGCTCTGGCGAAGCTGCTGGGGCGCAATCACAAGTTGGCCGCGGCGCTTTGGGCTACCGGTTGTTACGAGGCCCGGCTGCTGACGGCCTATGTGGATGACCCCGAGCTGGTCTCGCCCGAGCAGATGGACAACTGGTGCTGTGAGTTCGACAACTGGGGCGTGTGCGACACGCTCTGTTTCTGCCTGTTCGACAGGACTCCGCACGCCTGGGCAAAGGTGGCTGAGTGGGGCGGCCGGGAAGAGGAGTTCATCAAGCGGGCGGGGTTCGCGCTGCTGGCGAGCCTGGCCGGGCATGACAAACGCTCAGGAGACGAGCCGTTTCTGACGAGTCTGCCGCTGATCGAACAGGGTGCCTGCGACGACCGCCACCTGGTGAAGAAGGGTGTCAGTTGGGCTTTGCGTGGGCTGGGGCGACGGGGCACGCGGGTTTGCCAGGCAGCGATCACGGTGGCCGAACGGTTGGCCGAATCCTCGCATCCGGGCGCACGGTGGGTGGGGCGCGATGCGCTGCGCGATCTGACGAAGCGCGCGTCTGCTCTCAAACGGGCTGCCAGGTAG
- a CDS encoding MFS transporter, which translates to MALLSATATASYLCRVNVSVAGVLMMRELGLSQQAMGRVFSAFLVGYAICQIPGGLLADRFGAPRVLAWATLGWVAATGWMAGAGTSVAALLAARFTLGVAEAPTFPVAAQAISQALPSGKRGRANGLVVAAIGLGSAIAPPLISFLMVRWGWRTALMVSSLPAFAVSLFWMNQRRRPVDHAAAVPVAAPSGRPQSRSFLLLTLSYSLQGYVGYIFVFWFYLYLVDVRHFDLLRGALFGSLPWLLSIVSIPLGGWLFDRVPFDRRVIPIAGMAGSGLFIAVGAHTQHAYLAAVCLALATALVLSVEGPFWATMTAVAGARSGAGGGVMNTGSNIGGLISPALTPVLAASIGWEGALMVSAGLAVVAAVLWLWIKPAPDSQPAT; encoded by the coding sequence GTGGCCCTGCTCTCAGCCACCGCCACCGCAAGCTACCTCTGCCGCGTCAACGTTTCCGTGGCAGGCGTACTCATGATGCGCGAGTTGGGACTCTCGCAGCAGGCGATGGGCCGCGTCTTCAGCGCCTTCCTCGTCGGCTACGCCATCTGCCAGATCCCCGGAGGCCTGCTGGCCGACCGCTTTGGCGCGCCGCGTGTCCTGGCCTGGGCCACTCTCGGCTGGGTGGCGGCCACGGGTTGGATGGCCGGCGCCGGCACGAGCGTGGCGGCCCTGCTGGCAGCACGCTTCACCTTGGGCGTGGCCGAAGCACCCACCTTTCCCGTGGCGGCACAGGCCATTTCACAAGCACTGCCGTCGGGGAAGCGTGGACGAGCCAACGGGCTTGTCGTCGCCGCCATTGGGCTGGGCTCGGCCATTGCTCCTCCGCTCATCTCGTTTCTGATGGTGCGCTGGGGTTGGCGGACAGCCCTGATGGTCTCTTCCCTGCCCGCCTTCGCCGTGAGCCTCTTCTGGATGAATCAGCGCCGACGTCCCGTGGATCACGCCGCGGCGGTCCCCGTGGCCGCACCCTCCGGCCGCCCGCAATCGCGCAGCTTCCTGCTGCTCACTCTCAGCTACTCGTTGCAGGGCTACGTCGGCTATATCTTCGTCTTCTGGTTCTACCTCTATCTTGTCGACGTACGTCATTTCGACCTCCTCCGCGGAGCCCTCTTTGGCAGCCTGCCCTGGTTGCTCTCCATCGTCTCCATCCCTTTGGGCGGATGGCTGTTCGACCGCGTTCCCTTTGACCGCCGCGTGATCCCCATCGCCGGCATGGCCGGTTCGGGCCTCTTCATCGCCGTCGGAGCCCACACACAGCACGCCTATCTGGCTGCGGTCTGCCTGGCCCTGGCCACGGCGCTGGTACTCAGCGTCGAAGGGCCGTTTTGGGCGACCATGACCGCCGTCGCCGGAGCTCGCAGTGGCGCCGGAGGAGGTGTCATGAATACGGGCAGCAACATCGGAGGATTGATCTCTCCCGCACTGACGCCGGTGCTGGCCGCGTCCATCGGTTGGGAAGGGGCGCTCATGGTCTCCGCGGGGTTGGCCGTGGTGGCGGCCGTGCTGTGGCTGTGGATCAAGCCGGCGCCAGACTCGCAGCCCGCGACGTAG
- a CDS encoding GNAT family N-acetyltransferase has product MPEVVVDLALDSDLEWCARLMAESDPWLTLGRGFETCLARCRGPEFHVLMARESGQPLGFLLLHPTGVAGSPYIAAIATSASVRGRGIGSMLLDAAEQWIPAARHIFLCVSSFNTRARQLYERRGYTQAGEFPDYVIQGASEILMHKRLVRP; this is encoded by the coding sequence GTGCCTGAAGTAGTAGTTGATCTTGCCCTGGACTCCGACTTGGAGTGGTGTGCCCGCCTGATGGCGGAGAGCGATCCCTGGCTGACCCTGGGCCGTGGATTCGAGACCTGCCTGGCTCGCTGCCGCGGTCCCGAATTCCACGTACTGATGGCCCGCGAGTCCGGTCAGCCTCTCGGATTTCTGCTTTTGCATCCGACCGGAGTAGCCGGCTCCCCCTACATTGCCGCCATCGCGACCAGCGCTTCGGTCCGCGGCCGCGGCATCGGGTCGATGTTGCTCGATGCGGCGGAGCAATGGATCCCCGCGGCCCGTCACATCTTCCTGTGCGTCTCATCGTTCAACACGCGCGCCAGGCAATTGTACGAACGGCGCGGCTACACGCAGGCCGGCGAATTCCCTGACTATGTCATCCAGGGTGCGTCCGAGATCCTGATGCACAAACGACTGGTGCGGCCTTGA
- a CDS encoding choice-of-anchor J domain-containing protein: MFAFRALGLGLMLFAAGSQLGATTILSEGFLDVTTLSADGWVVTNNSAPVGSSDWFQGNPAVFPAQGGPGDSYIAAGFNSASFGGDISNWLISPEFLVDNNVVVSFYTRTDSPQSFADRVEVRLSLNGASTDVGTTATSVGDFITVIQPINAALDVEGYPGSWTRYTVTLAVPDGATNGRIAFRYFVPNTELNGNYIGIDTLAIAAVPEPSSLGLIAAGLAALALRRTRRNRT; this comes from the coding sequence ATGTTTGCATTCCGAGCATTGGGCCTCGGGCTGATGCTGTTTGCAGCTGGATCCCAGTTAGGCGCAACCACAATCCTCTCCGAGGGATTTCTCGACGTCACCACATTGAGCGCCGACGGCTGGGTCGTGACCAACAACAGCGCACCCGTTGGTTCGTCGGATTGGTTCCAAGGCAATCCGGCTGTCTTTCCCGCTCAGGGTGGACCCGGTGATTCCTACATTGCCGCCGGCTTCAACAGCGCTTCCTTCGGAGGCGATATCAGCAACTGGCTAATTTCGCCTGAGTTTCTGGTCGACAACAACGTGGTGGTGTCGTTCTATACCCGCACGGACAGCCCACAGTCGTTCGCGGACCGCGTGGAAGTCCGCCTAAGTCTGAATGGCGCCAGTACCGATGTCGGAACCACTGCAACTTCGGTAGGGGATTTCATAACCGTGATCCAACCCATCAATGCGGCACTAGATGTCGAGGGCTATCCCGGTTCCTGGACGAGGTATACGGTCACTCTGGCAGTTCCTGATGGTGCGACGAATGGCCGCATTGCCTTCCGATATTTCGTGCCGAACACCGAATTGAACGGCAACTACATCGGTATCGACACTCTGGCGATTGCTGCTGTGCCCGAACCCTCGAGCCTTGGGTTGATAGCCGCCGGACTGGCCGCCCTCGCCTTGCGGCGCACGCGCCGGAACCGCACTTAG
- a CDS encoding PA domain-containing protein codes for MRSRILSVLALAAIAPYGLHAAATITIVNGDPAGVGFNDPTVVEPVGGNAGTTLGQQRLNAFQAAANKWGATLTSSVTIRVLATWEALACTATGAVLGSAGATEVFSDFPGAPMAGHWYGKALTAKLYGEDPDPETADIRARFNINLGNAGCLTGVFFYLGLDNNHGANVDLVTVLTHEFSHGLGFQTFTSGSTGAYLAGVPTIADAFLMNPATSKLWDTMTDAERASSAVSGNRLVWTGPNVTAAVPTVLQQGAPSLNVTAPATVSGNYLIGTAAFGPVLSSPGVTGEIMPVVDTAPNLGLACNPLSAANALAVNGKLALVDRGVCGFTVKAANVQAAGAIGMIVADNVAGTPPAGLGGADPTITIPAVRITLADGNTLKTALARRSRTHSGVFATVGINLSLRSGADVLNHALMYAPSPYQSGSSVSHFDVSAFPNQLMEPAINGDLTHEVTPPNDMTFPFLLDIGWN; via the coding sequence ATGAGAAGTAGAATCCTCTCCGTGCTCGCACTCGCGGCTATCGCCCCCTACGGCTTGCACGCCGCGGCGACCATCACCATCGTCAACGGGGATCCGGCCGGCGTCGGATTCAACGATCCGACCGTGGTTGAGCCAGTGGGCGGCAATGCGGGTACCACGCTCGGCCAGCAGCGGCTCAACGCTTTCCAGGCGGCCGCGAACAAGTGGGGCGCTACGCTGACCAGTTCCGTCACCATCCGTGTGCTGGCTACCTGGGAGGCCCTGGCGTGCACCGCGACCGGTGCCGTACTCGGCAGCGCCGGCGCGACTGAGGTATTCTCCGATTTTCCGGGTGCGCCAATGGCGGGCCATTGGTATGGGAAGGCACTAACCGCCAAACTGTACGGCGAGGACCCCGACCCAGAGACGGCGGACATCCGCGCGCGCTTTAACATCAACCTGGGAAACGCCGGATGCCTGACGGGCGTTTTCTTCTACCTGGGCCTGGACAACAACCACGGTGCGAACGTCGACCTGGTAACCGTCCTGACCCACGAGTTTTCCCACGGTCTTGGGTTCCAGACATTCACCAGCGGCTCGACTGGAGCGTACCTTGCCGGAGTTCCGACCATTGCGGACGCCTTCCTGATGAACCCGGCCACCAGCAAGCTCTGGGATACGATGACGGACGCCGAACGTGCCTCCTCGGCCGTCTCCGGCAACAGGCTTGTGTGGACGGGCCCGAATGTCACGGCCGCGGTCCCAACGGTGCTGCAGCAAGGCGCGCCGAGTCTCAATGTGACAGCGCCGGCGACCGTATCCGGAAATTACCTGATTGGCACTGCCGCATTTGGGCCGGTGCTGAGTTCGCCCGGCGTGACCGGCGAGATTATGCCCGTTGTGGACACCGCCCCAAATCTGGGCCTGGCCTGTAATCCGCTCTCCGCTGCCAACGCTCTGGCGGTGAACGGCAAACTGGCGCTGGTCGACAGGGGCGTCTGCGGCTTCACCGTGAAGGCGGCCAATGTACAGGCCGCGGGTGCGATCGGCATGATCGTCGCCGATAACGTAGCCGGAACTCCGCCGGCTGGCCTGGGTGGAGCCGATCCGACGATCACCATCCCGGCCGTGCGCATCACCTTGGCGGACGGGAACACGCTGAAGACCGCGCTTGCCCGGCGCTCGCGCACTCATTCGGGCGTTTTCGCCACGGTCGGCATCAACCTCAGCCTTCGCTCTGGTGCTGATGTCCTCAACCATGCCCTGATGTACGCGCCAAGTCCGTATCAGAGCGGTTCCTCGGTGTCGCACTTCGACGTGAGCGCGTTTCCCAACCAACTCATGGAGCCGGCCATCAACGGTGACCTGACGCACGAAGTCACTCCGCCGAACGACATGACGTTCCCGTTCCTGCTGGACATTGGCTGGAACTAG